In a single window of the Dysgonomonas mossii genome:
- the groL gene encoding chaperonin GroEL (60 kDa chaperone family; promotes refolding of misfolded polypeptides especially under stressful conditions; forms two stacked rings of heptamers to form a barrel-shaped 14mer; ends can be capped by GroES; misfolded proteins enter the barrel where they are refolded when GroES binds), which yields MAKEIKFNIDARDELKKGVDALANAVKVTLGPKGRNVIIEKKFGAPHITKDGVTVAKEIELEEAFQNMGAQLVKEVASKTNDDAGDGTTTATVLAQSIVSVGLKNVTAGANPMDLKRGIDKAVAKVVENIKSQAVAVGDDLQKIEHVAKISANGDETIGKLIAEAMGKVKKEGVITVEEAKGTETYVDVVEGMQFDRGYISPYFVTDTEKMEADLENPYILIHDKKISVLKDILPILESALKSGRSLLIIAEDIDSEALTTLVVNRLRAGLKIAAVKAPGFGDRRKEMLEDIAILTGGIVISEERGIKLEAATIDMLGTADKVTINKDNTTIVNGAGEKDAIAARVSQIRAQMEKTTSDYDKEKLQERLAKLAGGVAVLYVGAPSEVEMKEKKDRVDDALSATRAAIEEGTVPGGGVAYIRAISTLEDLKGENEDETTGIEIVKRAIEEPLRQIVANSGKEGAVVVQKVREGKADFGYNARADVYENLNAAGVIDPAKVVRVALENAASIAGMFLTTECIIADKKEENPAPMPPMGGGMGGMM from the coding sequence ATGGCTAAAGAGATTAAGTTTAACATAGATGCTCGCGACGAGCTAAAAAAAGGTGTTGATGCATTAGCTAATGCAGTAAAAGTAACCCTTGGACCAAAAGGTCGCAACGTAATCATCGAAAAGAAATTTGGTGCACCTCACATCACAAAAGACGGTGTAACAGTAGCAAAAGAAATAGAACTGGAAGAAGCATTCCAGAATATGGGAGCTCAACTTGTAAAAGAAGTAGCTTCTAAAACAAACGACGATGCGGGTGATGGTACTACTACTGCCACAGTATTGGCACAATCTATCGTTAGCGTTGGTCTTAAGAACGTTACGGCTGGAGCAAATCCAATGGATTTGAAACGTGGTATCGATAAAGCTGTAGCAAAAGTAGTAGAAAACATCAAGTCTCAGGCTGTAGCTGTAGGTGATGACCTACAGAAGATAGAGCACGTAGCTAAGATATCAGCTAACGGCGACGAAACGATAGGTAAGCTGATCGCTGAAGCTATGGGCAAAGTAAAGAAAGAAGGAGTTATAACTGTTGAAGAAGCAAAAGGTACAGAAACTTATGTGGATGTAGTAGAAGGTATGCAGTTTGACAGAGGTTATATCTCTCCATACTTTGTAACTGATACAGAGAAAATGGAAGCTGATCTTGAAAACCCATATATCTTGATTCACGACAAGAAGATTTCAGTATTGAAAGACATTCTTCCTATTCTTGAATCTGCTCTTAAATCAGGTCGCTCATTGCTAATCATTGCAGAAGATATCGACTCAGAAGCATTGACTACACTGGTAGTTAACCGTCTTCGCGCAGGCTTGAAGATTGCTGCGGTTAAAGCTCCCGGATTTGGTGATCGTCGTAAAGAAATGCTTGAAGATATCGCTATCCTTACAGGTGGTATCGTAATCTCAGAAGAGAGAGGCATCAAACTTGAGGCTGCTACTATCGACATGCTTGGTACTGCTGATAAGGTAACTATCAATAAAGATAATACCACTATCGTAAACGGTGCAGGCGAGAAAGATGCTATTGCTGCTCGTGTATCTCAGATCAGAGCACAAATGGAAAAAACAACATCAGACTACGATAAAGAAAAACTACAAGAACGTCTTGCTAAATTGGCAGGTGGTGTAGCTGTTCTTTATGTAGGAGCTCCGTCAGAGGTAGAAATGAAAGAAAAGAAAGACCGTGTTGACGATGCTCTTTCTGCAACTCGTGCAGCTATCGAAGAAGGTACAGTTCCCGGAGGTGGTGTAGCTTACATTCGTGCTATTAGCACTCTAGAAGACCTAAAAGGTGAAAATGAAGACGAAACTACCGGTATCGAAATCGTTAAGCGTGCTATCGAAGAGCCTCTTCGTCAGATTGTAGCTAACAGCGGTAAAGAAGGTGCTGTTGTAGTACAGAAAGTACGTGAAGGAAAAGCTGATTTCGGTTACAACGCTCGTGCAGATGTTTACGAGAATCTGAATGCAGCCGGAGTTATCGACCCAGCTAAAGTAGTTCGTGTAGCTCTTGAAAACGCAGCTTCTATTGCAGGTATGTTCTTAACTACAGAGTGCATCATCGCTGACAAGAAAGAAGAAAACCCTGCTCCAATGCCTCCAATGGGTGGCGGAATGGGCGGAATGATGTAA
- a CDS encoding co-chaperone GroES, giving the protein MSIKPLADRVLVKPAAAEEKSVGGIIIPDTAKEKPLKGEVIAVGNGTKDEDMIVKPKDQVLYGKYAGTEVELDGEVFLIMRQSDILAII; this is encoded by the coding sequence ATGAGTATTAAACCATTAGCAGACAGAGTGCTTGTTAAGCCGGCTGCAGCCGAAGAAAAAAGCGTGGGAGGTATCATTATTCCGGATACAGCTAAAGAAAAACCTCTAAAAGGTGAAGTTATTGCAGTAGGCAACGGAACAAAAGACGAAGATATGATAGTAAAACCAAAAGATCAGGTTCTTTATGGCAAATACGCCGGAACAGAAGTAGAGCTTGACGGTGAAGTTTTTCTTATTATGCGTCAATCTGATATTCTTGCAATTATTTAA
- a CDS encoding L,D-transpeptidase, whose translation MKATTISLFFVCLFIFNSCSEKAGQDSFLSQLRQDSLLMKNAQKMQRIKAKDITIEKDFLYDQYTLQDTYPYRDTTRQFQWEKIKQGLAILENFQQEFFAWGILQNYRNNNGEAPLVKKYKRNEYKRIADTLGVERFQGIPLFLPTDTVTGERYGRDGALVKLFKDNVGSFRKITTTDSKELWLVPQKYVKPIHDTVQFKHAIFVDRNNENIVTLEKVDKKWIVRSMNPATTGLHKPPYQQETPLGLFVLQEKKVKMFFLVDGTTETGGFAPYANRFTNGGYIHGIPVNAPSTTFIEYSPSLGTTPRSHMCVRNATSHAKFVYDWAPTEETIIFVIE comes from the coding sequence ATGAAAGCGACAACAATTTCTTTATTTTTCGTTTGTTTATTTATATTTAATTCTTGTTCCGAAAAAGCCGGACAAGACTCATTTCTCAGCCAATTACGTCAGGATTCTCTCTTGATGAAGAATGCTCAAAAAATGCAGAGGATAAAAGCCAAAGATATTACCATAGAGAAGGATTTTCTTTACGACCAATACACTCTGCAAGACACATACCCATATCGTGACACAACACGGCAGTTCCAATGGGAGAAGATCAAACAAGGCTTGGCTATTCTCGAAAATTTCCAACAAGAATTCTTTGCTTGGGGGATTTTACAGAACTATCGGAATAACAATGGAGAAGCACCTCTTGTAAAGAAATATAAAAGGAATGAATACAAACGCATTGCCGACACATTAGGGGTAGAACGATTTCAAGGGATTCCTCTCTTTCTTCCTACGGATACTGTTACAGGAGAACGTTATGGCAGAGACGGTGCCTTAGTAAAACTATTCAAAGACAATGTCGGGAGTTTTAGAAAAATAACCACAACAGACTCCAAAGAGTTATGGCTTGTTCCTCAGAAATATGTAAAACCAATTCATGATACCGTACAATTTAAACATGCAATATTTGTAGATCGCAACAATGAGAATATTGTCACTCTCGAGAAAGTAGATAAAAAATGGATTGTAAGAAGTATGAATCCCGCCACAACAGGTTTGCATAAGCCGCCATATCAGCAAGAAACCCCACTGGGGCTATTTGTTCTTCAGGAGAAGAAAGTAAAGATGTTTTTCCTTGTCGATGGCACAACGGAAACAGGAGGCTTTGCTCCTTATGCCAATCGCTTTACAAATGGTGGATATATACACGGTATTCCGGTGAATGCACCAAGTACCACATTCATTGAATACAGCCCTTCACTAGGCACTACACCCCGTTCACACATGTGTGTGCGCAATGCGACATCGCACGCAAAATTTGTATATGACTGGGCGCCGACAGAAGAAACCATCATCTTTGTTATAGAATAA
- a CDS encoding TlpA disulfide reductase family protein, translating to MKKIIFLFLSTLAILFVSCQGNSYSIEGKFSDNSFDTKVAYLQKIDSINSQKATVIDSATISDGKFSFKGTADEPMMGFVSVGKLENADNDTPIGTLILEPGNIKITFDKTNVTLGGTPKNDEFNNIHKVMNTLTDKISKITPQDANNPAIRAEVDTLQKQLQMSTFNFAKANISNKAGEFLFYSSAKSFSKDQLKELIAASDSTFRNRDEIKALVKELDRVKPEVGNPYSDAQLIDQSGQMVSLSDYVGKNKLVLIDFWASWCQPCIQEIPNLIKTYNAYKSKGLEIVGISVDDDKNKWTAAVQNYKMTWVQLADATTMASQLYGVQSIPHTLLIDQNGVVIATDLRGKELEDKIAEILK from the coding sequence ATGAAAAAAATCATATTTCTCTTTTTATCAACCCTTGCAATCTTATTCGTTTCTTGTCAGGGTAATTCTTATTCCATAGAAGGAAAGTTTTCGGATAATTCATTCGACACCAAAGTTGCATATTTACAAAAAATAGATAGTATCAACTCTCAGAAGGCAACAGTAATCGACTCCGCAACGATATCTGATGGAAAATTCAGTTTTAAAGGAACAGCTGATGAGCCTATGATGGGATTTGTATCTGTAGGCAAACTTGAGAATGCAGATAATGATACACCGATAGGAACACTGATATTAGAACCGGGTAATATCAAAATTACATTTGATAAAACAAACGTAACTCTTGGAGGAACACCCAAGAATGACGAGTTTAATAATATACACAAGGTAATGAACACTCTTACCGATAAGATATCTAAAATTACGCCTCAGGATGCGAACAACCCTGCAATAAGAGCCGAAGTAGATACTTTGCAAAAACAATTGCAGATGTCGACTTTCAATTTTGCTAAGGCAAATATTTCGAATAAAGCCGGTGAGTTTTTATTTTATTCATCAGCGAAATCATTTAGCAAAGATCAGCTAAAAGAATTGATAGCAGCCAGCGATAGTACATTCCGAAACAGAGATGAGATCAAGGCATTGGTAAAAGAATTGGACAGAGTGAAACCTGAAGTAGGTAATCCATACAGTGATGCTCAATTGATAGATCAAAGTGGACAGATGGTATCCTTGTCTGACTATGTAGGCAAAAATAAATTAGTCTTGATCGATTTCTGGGCTTCATGGTGTCAGCCATGTATTCAGGAAATACCAAATCTTATAAAAACTTATAATGCATACAAATCTAAAGGTCTTGAAATAGTTGGTATATCAGTTGATGATGATAAAAACAAATGGACTGCAGCTGTCCAAAACTATAAAATGACCTGGGTGCAATTGGCAGATGCAACAACAATGGCATCGCAATTATACGGAGTGCAAAGCATCCCGCATACATTACTTATAGATCAAAATGGCGTTGTTATAGCCACCGATTTAAGGGGAAAAGAATTGGAAGATAAAATAGCTGAAATCCTAAAATAA
- a CDS encoding TlpA disulfide reductase family protein — protein MKKIILFLAAIAILATSCVEKDAFTIKGKLPNGTYDGQQVYLKTLDENWKDLVAVDTVDVVDGEFVFKGLAKDGAKIHFISLDDAPDNMNRPVLVIVEPGQIEVSLDSISTVKGTPLNNACQAFNTKSQAIENEMMSISSKLRDDSTNTANKAELEKQYEDKYNVWTKETFDFVKENIQNQLGVYFLSRNFYRFSAEQLNELIPSIKPEYKSIARIQKVEKVAKALDATSVGKTFTDIKGKTPEGKDIALADFAGKGKYVLVDFWASWCPPCRAEMPKLVELYKQYSAKGVEIVGISLDKTNEDWVKGIKNLNITWPQISDLKFWDSEGAAIYGVSSIPHLMLLDKDGKILARGLNAEEATKKIEELLK, from the coding sequence ATGAAGAAAATAATTTTGTTTCTTGCAGCAATTGCGATACTTGCTACATCTTGTGTAGAGAAAGATGCTTTTACCATTAAAGGTAAATTACCGAATGGTACGTATGACGGACAACAAGTATATCTAAAGACTTTAGATGAGAATTGGAAAGACCTTGTGGCTGTTGACACAGTAGATGTTGTTGACGGAGAATTTGTTTTCAAAGGACTAGCCAAAGACGGTGCAAAAATACATTTCATCTCATTGGATGATGCACCTGACAATATGAACAGACCTGTTTTGGTGATAGTGGAACCCGGACAGATAGAAGTTTCTCTGGATAGCATTTCTACAGTAAAAGGTACTCCTTTGAATAATGCTTGCCAAGCGTTTAATACAAAGAGCCAGGCTATAGAAAATGAAATGATGTCTATCTCTTCCAAGTTGAGGGATGATTCAACGAATACAGCCAATAAAGCTGAACTTGAAAAACAGTATGAAGACAAATATAATGTTTGGACAAAAGAGACTTTCGACTTTGTAAAGGAAAATATACAAAACCAACTTGGAGTTTATTTCTTATCTCGCAACTTTTATCGCTTCTCTGCCGAACAGCTTAATGAGCTTATTCCGTCTATTAAACCTGAATATAAGTCTATAGCCAGAATACAAAAGGTAGAGAAAGTAGCCAAAGCTCTTGATGCAACGTCTGTAGGGAAAACATTTACCGATATAAAAGGTAAAACTCCGGAAGGAAAAGATATAGCATTAGCAGATTTTGCAGGTAAAGGAAAATATGTCTTGGTCGATTTTTGGGCTTCATGGTGTCCTCCATGTCGTGCCGAAATGCCAAAACTTGTAGAACTTTATAAGCAATACAGTGCCAAAGGGGTTGAGATCGTAGGTATTTCTTTAGACAAAACAAATGAAGACTGGGTGAAAGGAATCAAGAACCTGAATATTACATGGCCTCAAATTTCAGACCTTAAATTCTGGGATAGTGAAGGTGCTGCAATTTATGGTGTGTCTTCTATTCCTCACTTGATGTTGTTAGACAAAGATGGTAAAATATTAGCCAGAGGTCTGAATGCTGAAGAAGCAACTAAAAAGATAGAGGAACTCTTGAAATAA